One Thomasclavelia spiroformis DSM 1552 DNA window includes the following coding sequences:
- a CDS encoding ABC transporter ATP-binding protein has product MALLEAKGLGIRFGGLKAVDEFNFEIDENQLFGLIGPNGAGKTTVFNLLTGVYKPTSGGIVFAGKSINKLTPTKITQLGIARTFQNIRLFKDMTVLDNVKVGLHYSQNYSLLASILHLPNYFKGEEQMTKKAMELLEVFDLDKYADVKASNLPYGKQRKLEIARALATSPKLLLLDEPAAGMNPTETAELMETIQIVRKKFQVSILLIEHDMKLVMGICDKIAVLNFGTIIAFGTPDEIKSNPDVIAAYLGNSD; this is encoded by the coding sequence ATGGCTTTATTAGAAGCAAAGGGTTTAGGAATTAGATTTGGTGGATTAAAAGCAGTCGACGAATTTAATTTTGAGATAGATGAAAATCAATTGTTTGGATTGATTGGTCCAAATGGTGCAGGTAAAACTACTGTTTTTAACTTACTTACAGGCGTATATAAACCAACAAGTGGCGGTATTGTCTTTGCAGGGAAATCAATTAATAAACTAACTCCTACAAAAATAACACAATTAGGAATTGCTCGAACATTCCAAAATATTCGTTTGTTTAAAGATATGACAGTATTAGACAATGTTAAAGTTGGGTTACATTATTCACAGAATTATTCTTTATTAGCGAGTATTTTACATTTACCTAACTATTTTAAAGGTGAAGAACAAATGACAAAAAAAGCAATGGAATTACTGGAAGTCTTTGATTTAGATAAATATGCAGATGTTAAAGCATCTAATTTACCATATGGTAAACAACGAAAATTGGAAATTGCTAGAGCTCTTGCTACTTCACCAAAATTATTGTTATTAGACGAACCAGCTGCTGGTATGAATCCTACAGAAACTGCAGAACTAATGGAAACAATACAAATAGTTCGTAAAAAATTTCAAGTTTCTATTTTGTTAATTGAACATGATATGAAATTAGTAATGGGAATTTGTGATAAAATAGCAGTATTAAATTTCGGGACAATAATTGCATTTGGTACACCAGATGAAATAAAGTCTAATCCAGATGTTATAGCTGCATATTTAGGTAATAGTGACTAG
- the ptsP gene encoding phosphoenolpyruvate--protein phosphotransferase: MINGIGASSGIAIAKAYKLVMPDLTVTKVTVEDADAEIKKYDDAMTQTAKELESIKEAAAKNLSAEEAAVFDAHALVLQDPELKSQVEDKIKNEKINAAAALEEVANMFIAMFESMDDAYFKERAADIKDVSRRLLANLLGKSLPNPALIDEEVVIIADDLTPSDTAQLNKNLVRGFATNIGGRTSHSAIMARSLEIPAVVSCKTITEDVNENDMIILDGEAGIVIVNPNEEEIKEYQAKREAFIAYKEELKKLKNEKSITLDDHHVELVANIGSPKDIQAVLDNGGEGVGLFRTEFLYMESAELPTEEQQFSVYKEVLEGMSGKPVVVRTLDIGGDKKIEALPLPEEMNPFLGVRAIRLCFQKEDIFRVQLRALLRASVYGDLRIMFPMIATLDEFRKAKGILLEEKEKLVNEGIAVSDNFQVGIMIEIPAAAVLADQFAKEVDFFSIGTNDLVQYTFAADRMSSGVSYLYQPFHPSILRLIKHVIESSHKEGKWTGMCGEMAGEAIAAPLLIGLGLDEFSMSATSILAQRKLIRSMKKSEMNELAAKAINCSTMDEVVALVKKYIEL, encoded by the coding sequence ATGATAAACGGAATTGGGGCATCTAGTGGGATTGCTATCGCTAAAGCTTATAAACTAGTTATGCCTGATTTAACTGTGACTAAAGTTACAGTAGAAGATGCAGATGCTGAAATCAAAAAATATGATGATGCTATGACACAAACTGCAAAAGAATTAGAATCTATTAAAGAAGCTGCTGCTAAGAACTTATCAGCAGAAGAAGCAGCAGTATTTGATGCGCATGCATTAGTATTGCAAGATCCTGAATTAAAAAGTCAAGTTGAAGACAAAATAAAAAATGAAAAAATTAATGCTGCTGCAGCATTAGAAGAAGTTGCAAATATGTTCATTGCAATGTTTGAAAGCATGGATGATGCTTATTTCAAAGAAAGAGCTGCTGATATTAAAGACGTTTCTCGTCGTTTATTAGCTAATTTATTAGGTAAATCATTACCTAATCCTGCATTAATTGATGAGGAAGTAGTAATTATTGCTGATGATTTGACTCCTTCAGATACAGCTCAATTAAATAAAAATTTAGTAAGAGGTTTTGCTACTAATATTGGCGGTAGAACATCTCATTCAGCTATTATGGCTCGTTCATTAGAAATTCCTGCTGTTGTTTCTTGTAAAACAATTACTGAAGATGTTAATGAAAATGACATGATTATTTTAGACGGTGAAGCTGGTATTGTTATTGTAAATCCAAACGAAGAAGAAATTAAAGAATATCAAGCTAAACGTGAAGCATTTATTGCTTATAAAGAAGAATTAAAAAAATTAAAAAACGAAAAATCTATTACTTTAGATGATCATCATGTTGAGTTAGTAGCTAATATCGGTTCTCCTAAAGATATTCAAGCTGTCTTAGATAATGGTGGTGAAGGAGTAGGTTTATTTAGAACTGAGTTCTTATATATGGAATCAGCTGAATTACCTACTGAAGAACAACAATTTTCTGTATATAAGGAAGTTTTAGAAGGTATGAGTGGTAAACCAGTTGTTGTTCGTACATTAGATATTGGTGGAGATAAAAAAATTGAAGCTCTTCCATTACCAGAAGAAATGAATCCATTCCTAGGTGTTAGAGCAATTCGTTTATGTTTCCAAAAAGAAGATATTTTTAGAGTTCAATTAAGAGCTTTACTTAGAGCATCTGTCTATGGTGATTTAAGAATTATGTTCCCAATGATTGCTACTTTAGATGAATTTAGAAAAGCAAAAGGAATTTTATTAGAAGAAAAAGAAAAATTAGTAAATGAAGGTATTGCTGTTTCTGATAATTTCCAAGTTGGTATTATGATTGAAATCCCTGCTGCTGCAGTATTAGCTGATCAATTTGCTAAAGAAGTTGACTTCTTCTCAATTGGTACAAATGATTTAGTTCAATATACTTTTGCTGCAGATAGAATGTCATCAGGAGTTTCATACTTATATCAACCTTTCCATCCATCAATTTTACGTTTAATCAAACATGTAATTGAATCATCTCATAAAGAAGGTAAATGGACAGGTATGTGTGGTGAAATGGCTGGTGAAGCAATTGCAGCACCATTACTAATCGGTTTAGGACTAGATGAATTCTCTATGTCAGCTACATCTATTTTAGCTCAAAGAAAATTAATTAGATCAATGAAAAAATCTGAAATGAATGAATTAGCAGCTAAAGCTATTAATTGTTCTACAATGGATGAAGTAGTTGCTTTAGTAAAAAAATATATTGAATTATAA
- a CDS encoding ABC transporter ATP-binding protein, whose protein sequence is MLKVNNLNVHYGVINAVKNVTFDVNEGEIVALIGANGAGKTSIMHALSGLLKSTIGDIFFMDKNINKMPAHKIIAEGLAQVPEGRRIFAQLSVEDNLEMGAYLRTDKIGIERDLENIYNKFPRLKERKHQLAGTLSGGEQQMLAMGRALMSRPKLLLLDEPSMGLSPILVNEIFEIIKEINKDGVTIFLVEQNANKALSIANRAYVLETGKITISGEASDVANNPKVREAYLG, encoded by the coding sequence ATGTTAAAAGTTAATAATTTGAATGTTCATTATGGTGTTATTAATGCTGTTAAGAATGTTACATTTGATGTAAATGAAGGCGAAATAGTTGCGTTAATTGGTGCAAATGGAGCAGGCAAAACATCTATTATGCATGCTTTAAGTGGATTATTAAAATCTACAATTGGTGATATATTTTTTATGGATAAAAATATTAATAAGATGCCAGCTCATAAAATAATTGCAGAAGGTTTAGCACAAGTTCCAGAGGGGCGTAGAATTTTTGCTCAATTATCAGTTGAAGATAATTTGGAAATGGGTGCTTATTTAAGAACTGATAAAATCGGAATTGAAAGAGATTTAGAAAACATTTATAATAAATTTCCTCGTTTAAAAGAGCGTAAACACCAATTAGCTGGAACATTATCTGGTGGGGAACAACAAATGCTTGCAATGGGAAGAGCTTTAATGTCACGTCCAAAGTTATTGTTATTAGATGAACCATCAATGGGTTTATCACCAATTTTAGTTAATGAAATTTTTGAAATAATAAAAGAGATAAATAAAGATGGAGTAACTATTTTCTTAGTTGAGCAAAATGCTAATAAAGCATTATCTATAGCTAATCGTGCATATGTTTTAGAAACAGGAAAAATTACTATTTCTGGAGAAGCATCAGATGTTGCAAATAATCCAAAAGTTCGTGAAGCATATTTAGGATAA
- a CDS encoding branched-chain amino acid ABC transporter permease — translation MKKQFKKVGISFIGTILLYFILTFLISSGIISNYWLGIIMIAGINIILASSLNLATGYLGQLTLGHAGFMSVGAYVSALCSIHLELPFIASLLMGAIIAAIIGIIIGIPTLRLKGDYLCIITLAFNEIIRVIMVNLSITNGSKGLVGIPRSTNFAIVFFSAAVTVFVIYSIVKSRHGRAIISIREDETASELSGIPTTYYKILAFAISAFFAGLAGGLYAHYITVISPKVFDYNKSVEILVIVVLGGMGNWKGSIIAAIVMTILPEYLRAFSQYRMLLYAAILIIAMILKEKNIFKTIKNYIPFLKDKEVV, via the coding sequence ATGAAAAAACAATTTAAAAAGGTTGGTATATCATTTATAGGTACAATTTTACTATATTTTATTTTAACATTTTTAATATCTAGTGGTATTATTTCTAATTATTGGTTAGGAATTATTATGATTGCAGGAATTAATATTATTTTAGCATCATCATTAAATTTAGCAACTGGATATTTAGGACAATTAACACTAGGACATGCTGGATTTATGTCTGTAGGTGCATATGTTTCAGCGTTATGTAGTATTCATTTAGAATTGCCATTTATTGCTTCACTATTAATGGGAGCTATTATAGCGGCTATTATTGGAATTATTATTGGAATCCCAACATTGCGTTTAAAAGGGGATTATTTATGTATTATTACATTGGCGTTTAATGAAATTATAAGAGTTATTATGGTAAACTTAAGCATTACTAATGGTTCGAAAGGATTAGTTGGAATTCCACGTAGTACAAATTTTGCAATTGTATTTTTTTCGGCAGCAGTTACAGTTTTTGTAATATATTCGATTGTTAAGTCAAGACATGGACGTGCTATTATTTCTATTCGTGAAGATGAAACTGCGAGTGAACTAAGTGGAATACCTACTACTTATTATAAAATATTAGCTTTTGCAATTTCTGCATTTTTTGCAGGGTTAGCTGGAGGATTGTATGCTCATTATATTACTGTAATTTCACCAAAAGTATTTGATTATAATAAATCAGTAGAAATATTGGTTATCGTTGTGCTTGGTGGTATGGGAAATTGGAAAGGTTCAATTATTGCGGCTATTGTGATGACAATTTTACCAGAATATCTTAGAGCATTTTCACAATACAGAATGTTATTATATGCAGCAATATTGATTATTGCTATGATCTTAAAAGAAAAAAATATTTTTAAAACTATTAAAAATTATATCCCTTTTCTAAAAGATAAGGAGGTAGTTTAA